In the Flagellimonas sp. HMM57 genome, one interval contains:
- the rsmH gene encoding 16S rRNA (cytosine(1402)-N(4))-methyltransferase RsmH yields the protein MTSSYHNPVLLKESVDGLNIKENGVYVDVTFGGGGHSKEILKRLGKDGKLFAFDQDEDALANTIEDERFQLIHQNFQFLKQFLKFYGIRKVDGILADFGVSSHQFDEAERGFSIRFNADLDMRMNRTNELSAFKVVNTYSQENLASVLFQYGELRNANAMAKTIIDTRLETPIKTTDELKVVLRRFLPKMKENKILAQIYQAIRIEVNQEIEVLKAFLLQTPEVLDKGGRLSLISYHSLEDRLVKRFIRAGKFEGEAEKDFYGNIDVPLKKVAGLIVPSADEVAKNNRARSAKLRIAERI from the coding sequence ATGACTAGCTCATATCACAATCCGGTATTGCTCAAAGAGTCGGTAGACGGATTGAACATAAAAGAAAATGGAGTTTATGTAGATGTCACCTTTGGCGGTGGAGGGCACTCCAAAGAGATATTGAAAAGACTGGGAAAAGATGGTAAGCTGTTCGCATTTGACCAAGATGAAGATGCGTTGGCCAACACAATTGAAGATGAAAGGTTTCAATTGATTCATCAGAATTTTCAGTTTCTCAAACAATTTTTAAAGTTCTATGGCATTCGGAAAGTTGATGGAATCTTGGCAGATTTTGGAGTTTCTTCCCACCAGTTTGATGAAGCAGAACGTGGTTTCTCTATCCGTTTCAATGCGGATTTGGATATGCGAATGAACCGAACCAATGAGTTGTCCGCGTTTAAAGTGGTGAATACATACTCCCAAGAAAATTTAGCATCAGTTTTGTTTCAATATGGTGAATTGCGGAATGCAAATGCCATGGCAAAGACGATTATTGACACTAGGCTAGAAACCCCCATAAAGACCACCGATGAATTGAAAGTGGTATTGCGGCGTTTTTTGCCAAAGATGAAAGAAAACAAAATTTTAGCCCAAATATATCAGGCTATCAGGATTGAGGTAAATCAAGAAATAGAAGTACTGAAAGCATTTTTGTTACAAACACCAGAAGTTTTGGATAAAGGTGGAAGATTGAGTTTGATCAGTTACCATTCCTTGGAAGATAGATTGGTGAAGCGATTCATAAGAGCTGGAAAGTTTGAAGGTGAGGCAGAGAAAGATTTTTACGGAAATATTGATGTGCCGCTAAAGAAAGTAGCAGGGTTAATTGTTCCATCGGCAGATGAGGTAGCCAAAAATAATAGGGCGAGAAGTGCAAAACTCCGTATTGCGGAGCGGATATAG
- the mraZ gene encoding division/cell wall cluster transcriptional repressor MraZ, whose translation MTHIIGQHDCKADAKGRVILPISLKNQLLPVMNEGFVIKRSVFQQCLELYPKNEFDVLMQKVLKKSKINRKYDAFVRNFVAGMKEVSIDSDTGRLQIPKNLVEYAEIGKEVVLNAVFDKIEIWNKDKYEAVLADSEKDYADLAEEIFADDD comes from the coding sequence GTGACACATATTATAGGACAACATGACTGTAAAGCTGATGCCAAAGGAAGGGTGATATTGCCCATCTCTTTGAAAAATCAGCTGTTGCCCGTAATGAACGAAGGTTTTGTAATCAAGCGGTCTGTTTTTCAGCAGTGCTTAGAACTCTATCCAAAAAATGAGTTTGATGTTTTAATGCAAAAAGTGCTTAAGAAAAGTAAGATCAATAGAAAGTACGATGCCTTTGTGAGAAACTTTGTTGCAGGGATGAAAGAAGTAAGTATAGATAGTGATACGGGGAGGTTGCAGATACCGAAAAACCTTGTGGAATATGCAGAGATTGGGAAAGAAGTAGTGCTAAATGCTGTTTTTGATAAAATAGAAATTTGGAACAAGGACAAGTACGAGGCTGTCTTGGCGGATAGTGAAAAAGACTATGCGGATTTGGCAGAAGAGATTTTTGCTGATGATGACTAG